One window from the genome of Streptomyces sp. NBC_00287 encodes:
- a CDS encoding Rv3654c family TadE-like protein, with amino-acid sequence MKPRPAADRGSATVWTVAVVAVLCVVFGVVLALGQAVVTRHRAAGGADLAALAAADHWAEGPAVACERAQKVARAQGTRLVRCALVGDVSDVSAAAGRGPFAAEVRARAGPPSPSGSPSPAPRAAVP; translated from the coding sequence ATGAAGCCCCGCCCCGCGGCCGACCGCGGCTCCGCCACCGTATGGACCGTCGCCGTCGTAGCCGTCCTCTGCGTGGTGTTCGGAGTAGTGCTCGCGCTCGGCCAGGCCGTGGTCACCCGGCATCGGGCGGCGGGCGGCGCCGATCTCGCCGCCCTCGCGGCGGCGGACCACTGGGCGGAGGGCCCCGCGGTGGCCTGCGAACGCGCCCAGAAGGTGGCCAGAGCCCAGGGCACCCGGCTCGTGCGCTGCGCCCTCGTGGGTGACGTCTCGGACGTGTCCGCTGCGGCGGGGAGAGGACCGTTCGCCGCGGAGGTCAGGGCGCGGGCGGGGCCCCCGTCTCCGTCGGGGTCTCCTTCTCCGGCGCCCCGCGCAGCAGTTCCGTGA
- a CDS encoding DEAD/DEAH box helicase gives MAFNHLPAGVHDALVPLSVTPVTHSVPMAKNHRSDRSPTGPVSRVDPGTVLGRLASGPNRASRITHTEHVPPREGRHAVWPDRIRAEVIAAVQAAGVEHPWAHQARAAEHALDGDSVVVATGTASGKSLAYLVPVFSALLDGSEAPNGRGTTALYLAPTKALAADQCRSVKELSQSLGNSVRPAVYDGDTPFEEREWIRQYANYVLTNPDMLHRGILPSHPRWSSFLKSLKYVVIDECHTYRGVFGSHVAQVLRRLRRLCARYGASPVFLLASATAAEPSVAARRLTGLPVVEVADDASPRGELVFALWEPPLTELQGEKGAPVRRTATAETADLLTDLAVQGVRTVAFVRSRRGAELISVIAQERLAEVDRSLARRVAAYRGGYLPEERRALEQALHSGELLGLAATTALELGIDVSGLDAVVIAGYPGTRASLWQQAGRAGRSGQGALAVLVARDDPLDTFLVHHPEALFDQPVESTVLDPDNPYVLAPHLCAAAAELPLVDEDLALFGPACEELLPQLEAAKLLRRRTKAWHWTRRERAADLTDIRGGGGRPVQVVESGTGRLLGTVDAGAAHGTVHEGAVHLHQGRTYLVRSLDLEDSVALVQEASPSYSTVARDATSISVLETDVEIPWGDGRLCYGSVEVTNQVVSFLRRRLITGEVLGETKLDLPPRTLRTRAVWWTVTEDQLDAARINPEILGGALHAAEHASIGLLPLFATCDRWDIGGVSIPLHPDTLLPTVFVYDGHPGGAGFAERAFHTARAWLSATREAIASCECEAGCPSCIQSPKCGNGNDPLHKRGAVRLLTELLRGAPEKETPTETGAPPAP, from the coding sequence ATGGCATTCAATCACTTACCGGCAGGCGTGCACGACGCCTTGGTCCCATTGTCCGTCACGCCAGTGACACACTCGGTGCCGATGGCCAAGAATCACCGATCCGATCGATCCCCGACGGGCCCCGTTTCCCGGGTGGACCCGGGTACGGTCCTGGGCCGGCTCGCCTCCGGGCCGAACCGGGCTTCGCGCATCACTCATACGGAGCATGTGCCCCCGCGCGAGGGTCGGCATGCCGTCTGGCCTGATCGGATCCGCGCCGAGGTCATCGCGGCCGTACAGGCGGCCGGTGTCGAGCACCCCTGGGCCCACCAGGCACGTGCCGCCGAACACGCCCTGGACGGCGACTCGGTGGTCGTCGCCACCGGCACCGCCTCGGGCAAGTCGCTGGCCTATCTGGTGCCCGTGTTCTCCGCCCTCCTGGACGGCTCCGAGGCCCCGAACGGCCGCGGCACCACCGCGCTCTACCTGGCTCCGACCAAGGCCCTCGCGGCGGATCAGTGCCGTTCGGTGAAGGAACTTTCACAATCGCTGGGCAATTCCGTCCGGCCGGCGGTGTACGACGGTGACACGCCGTTCGAGGAACGCGAGTGGATCCGTCAGTACGCCAACTACGTCCTCACCAACCCGGACATGCTGCACCGCGGCATCCTCCCCTCCCACCCCCGCTGGTCCTCCTTCCTGAAGTCGCTGAAGTACGTCGTCATCGACGAGTGCCACACCTACCGGGGCGTCTTCGGCTCGCATGTCGCCCAGGTACTGCGGCGCCTTCGCCGTCTGTGCGCCCGCTACGGCGCGTCTCCCGTCTTCCTGCTGGCCTCCGCGACCGCCGCTGAGCCGTCGGTGGCCGCCCGCCGCCTGACCGGCCTCCCTGTGGTCGAGGTGGCCGACGACGCCTCACCGCGCGGGGAACTGGTGTTCGCCCTCTGGGAGCCCCCGCTCACTGAGCTGCAGGGCGAGAAGGGCGCCCCCGTCCGCCGTACCGCCACCGCCGAGACGGCCGATCTGCTGACCGACCTCGCCGTCCAGGGCGTGCGTACGGTTGCCTTCGTCCGCTCCCGGCGTGGCGCGGAGCTGATCTCGGTGATCGCCCAGGAGCGCCTCGCCGAGGTCGACCGCTCGCTCGCCCGGCGCGTGGCGGCGTACCGCGGGGGCTATCTCCCCGAGGAGCGCCGCGCCCTCGAACAGGCGCTCCACTCCGGCGAACTCCTCGGCCTCGCCGCGACGACCGCCCTCGAACTCGGCATCGACGTCTCCGGTCTGGACGCGGTGGTGATCGCCGGATACCCGGGCACGCGCGCGTCCCTGTGGCAGCAGGCGGGCCGGGCGGGCCGCTCAGGACAGGGCGCGCTGGCCGTCCTGGTCGCGCGGGACGACCCCCTGGACACCTTCCTCGTCCACCACCCCGAGGCCCTGTTCGACCAGCCCGTCGAGTCCACGGTTCTGGACCCCGACAACCCGTACGTCCTCGCGCCGCACCTGTGCGCGGCGGCTGCGGAACTGCCGCTGGTCGACGAGGACTTGGCGCTCTTCGGCCCCGCCTGCGAGGAGCTGCTCCCGCAGCTGGAGGCCGCGAAACTGCTCCGCCGCCGGACCAAGGCCTGGCACTGGACCCGCCGAGAACGGGCCGCCGACCTCACCGACATCCGCGGCGGAGGCGGGCGCCCGGTCCAGGTCGTCGAGTCCGGCACGGGCCGCCTCCTCGGCACGGTCGACGCGGGCGCCGCCCACGGCACGGTGCACGAGGGCGCGGTCCATCTGCACCAGGGCCGCACCTATCTGGTGCGCTCCCTGGACCTGGAGGACTCCGTCGCCCTGGTCCAGGAGGCCAGCCCCTCGTATTCGACGGTCGCCCGCGACGCGACGTCGATCTCCGTCCTGGAGACGGACGTCGAGATCCCCTGGGGCGACGGCCGCCTTTGCTACGGCTCCGTCGAGGTCACCAACCAGGTCGTCTCCTTCCTCCGCCGGCGCCTGATCACCGGCGAGGTCCTGGGCGAGACAAAGCTCGACCTCCCTCCTCGTACGCTGCGCACGCGCGCGGTGTGGTGGACGGTCACCGAGGACCAGCTCGATGCGGCCCGGATCAACCCGGAGATCCTCGGCGGCGCCCTGCACGCCGCCGAGCACGCCTCGATCGGCCTGCTGCCCCTCTTCGCGACCTGCGACCGCTGGGACATCGGCGGCGTCTCGATCCCGCTGCACCCCGACACCCTCCTCCCGACGGTCTTCGTCTACGACGGCCACCCGGGCGGCGCGGGCTTCGCGGAGCGCGCCTTCCACACCGCCCGCGCCTGGCTCAGCGCCACCCGCGAGGCCATCGCCTCCTGCGAGTGCGAGGCCGGCTGCCCGTCCTGCATCCAGTCCCCCAAGTGCGGCAACGGCAACGACCCGCTGCACAAGAGGGGCGCGGTACGGCTGCTCACGGAACTGCTGCGCGGGGCGCCGGAGAAGGAGACCCCGACGGAGACGGGGGCCCCGCCCGCGCCCTGA
- the bldG gene encoding anti-sigma factor antagonist BldG has protein sequence MDLSLSTRTVGDRTVVEVGGEIDVYTAPKLREQLVELVNDGSFHLVVDMEGVDFLDSTGLGVLVGGLKRVRAHEGSLRLVCNQERILKIFRITGLTKVFPIHTSVEEAVAATD, from the coding sequence GTGGACCTGTCCCTGTCGACCCGTACCGTCGGCGATCGCACGGTCGTCGAGGTCGGTGGCGAAATCGACGTATATACCGCGCCCAAGCTGCGCGAGCAGCTGGTCGAGCTGGTGAACGACGGGAGTTTCCACCTCGTCGTCGACATGGAGGGCGTGGACTTCCTCGACTCCACCGGTCTCGGCGTGCTGGTCGGCGGCCTGAAGCGGGTGCGTGCCCATGAGGGCTCGCTGCGCCTGGTCTGCAACCAGGAGCGCATTCTGAAGATCTTCCGCATCACCGGCCTCACCAAGGTGTTCCCGATCCACACCTCGGTCGAGGAAGCGGTGGCGGCCACCGACTGA
- a CDS encoding ATP-binding protein produces the protein MATVELRFSALPEHVRTARLVAAAVARRAGVDEAVLDEVRLAVGEACTRAVGLHQLSGVTAPVKVVLIEEEKQFSIEVGDEAPRSAPGDRAPGAAGGDADVEAEEDEMGLAVISGLVDDVEVTAGQHGGLIRMTWPTTPAVAELP, from the coding sequence ATGGCCACCGTTGAACTCCGCTTCAGCGCGCTGCCCGAGCACGTCAGGACCGCCCGACTGGTGGCGGCAGCGGTGGCGCGCAGGGCCGGAGTGGACGAGGCCGTACTGGACGAGGTGCGTCTCGCGGTCGGCGAGGCCTGCACCCGTGCCGTCGGACTGCATCAGCTCAGTGGCGTCACGGCACCGGTGAAGGTGGTGCTGATCGAGGAGGAGAAGCAGTTCTCCATCGAGGTCGGCGACGAGGCGCCGCGCTCCGCCCCGGGTGACCGGGCGCCGGGCGCCGCGGGCGGAGACGCCGACGTGGAGGCCGAGGAGGACGAGATGGGCCTCGCGGTCATCAGCGGACTCGTCGACGACGTCGAGGTCACCGCGGGGCAACACGGCGGGCTGATCCGTATGACCTGGCCGACCACCCCGGCCGTCGCCGAGCTTCCCTGA
- a CDS encoding sodium-translocating pyrophosphatase, whose translation MAGLSTPHQLDQPTTFAAAVLTDGNRAMVMVIGVVALAALVVAGILVRQVLAAGEGTDSMKKIATAIQEGANAYLARQMRTLGVFAVVVFFLLMLLPADDWNQRIGRSVFFLIGAAFSAATGYIGMWLAVRSNVRVAAAAREATPAEGEPEKDLTAVSHKAMKIAFRTGGVVGMFTVGLGLLGASCVVLVYAADAPKVLEGFGLGAALIAMFMRVGGGIFTKAADVGADLVGKVEKGIPEDDPRNAATIADNVGDNVGDCAGMAADLFESYAVTLVAALILGKAAFGDAGLAFPLLVPAIGVVTAMIGIFAVAPRRSDRSGMTAINRGFFISAVISLVLVAIAVFVYLPSSYADLDGVTDAAIQGKSGDPRILALIAVAIGILLAAVIQQLTGYFTETNRRPVMDIGKSSLTGPATVVLAGVSVGLESAVYTALLIGLGVYGAFLLGGTSIMLALFAVALAGTGLLTTVGVIVAMDTFGPVSDNAQGIAEMSGDVEGAGAQVLTNLDAVGNTTKAITKGIAIATAVLAASALFGSYRDAITTGARDVGEKLSGDDAPLSLMMDISQPNNLVGLIAGAAVVFLFSGLAVNAVSRSAGSVVYEVRRQFREKPGIMDYTETPEYGKVVDICTKDALRELATPGLLAVMAPIFIGFTLGVGALGSFLAGAIGAGTLMAVFLANSGGAWDNAKKLVEDGHHGGKGSEAHAATVIGDTVGDPFKDTAGPAINPLLKVMNLVALLIAPAVIDFSYGDDKNVGARVLIAVLSFVVIAGAVYISKRRGIAMGDEDNAERTANSADPAVVSGA comes from the coding sequence ATGGCGGGGCTTTCTACCCCTCATCAGTTGGATCAGCCCACAACCTTCGCAGCCGCAGTCCTGACCGATGGCAACCGCGCCATGGTGATGGTCATCGGCGTCGTCGCACTGGCGGCGCTGGTCGTCGCCGGCATCCTGGTGCGCCAGGTGCTCGCGGCGGGCGAGGGCACCGACAGCATGAAGAAGATCGCGACGGCCATCCAGGAAGGCGCGAACGCCTATCTGGCCCGGCAGATGCGCACCCTCGGCGTATTCGCCGTCGTGGTGTTCTTCCTGCTCATGCTGCTGCCCGCGGACGACTGGAATCAGCGCATCGGCCGATCGGTGTTCTTCTTGATCGGCGCCGCGTTCTCGGCGGCCACCGGATATATCGGCATGTGGCTCGCCGTACGCAGCAATGTGCGCGTCGCCGCCGCGGCCAGGGAAGCGACCCCGGCGGAGGGTGAGCCGGAAAAGGATCTCACCGCCGTCTCGCACAAAGCCATGAAGATCGCTTTCCGTACGGGCGGCGTCGTCGGCATGTTCACGGTGGGGCTCGGTCTGCTGGGCGCCTCCTGTGTGGTGCTGGTGTACGCGGCCGACGCGCCGAAGGTGCTGGAGGGTTTCGGCCTCGGGGCCGCCCTCATCGCCATGTTCATGCGTGTCGGCGGCGGCATCTTCACCAAGGCCGCCGACGTCGGCGCCGACCTGGTCGGCAAGGTCGAGAAAGGCATTCCGGAGGACGACCCGCGCAATGCCGCGACCATCGCCGACAACGTGGGCGACAACGTCGGCGACTGCGCGGGTATGGCGGCCGACCTCTTCGAGTCCTACGCGGTGACCCTGGTCGCCGCGCTCATCCTCGGCAAGGCGGCCTTCGGCGACGCGGGCCTCGCCTTCCCGCTGCTGGTGCCCGCGATCGGTGTGGTCACGGCCATGATCGGCATCTTCGCCGTGGCCCCGCGCCGCAGCGACCGCAGTGGCATGACGGCGATCAACCGCGGGTTCTTCATCTCCGCGGTGATCTCGCTGGTCCTGGTGGCCATCGCGGTCTTCGTCTATCTGCCGTCGTCCTACGCCGACCTCGACGGCGTCACCGACGCGGCGATCCAGGGCAAGAGCGGGGATCCGCGGATCCTCGCGCTCATCGCCGTGGCGATCGGCATCCTGCTCGCCGCCGTGATCCAGCAGCTGACCGGCTACTTCACCGAGACCAACCGCCGGCCGGTCATGGACATCGGCAAGAGCTCCCTGACCGGTCCCGCGACGGTCGTCCTCGCCGGTGTCTCCGTCGGCCTCGAATCGGCCGTCTACACCGCCCTGTTGATCGGCCTCGGCGTCTACGGGGCCTTCCTGCTCGGCGGTACGTCGATCATGCTGGCGCTGTTCGCGGTGGCGCTGGCCGGCACCGGTCTGCTCACCACGGTCGGTGTGATCGTCGCGATGGACACCTTCGGGCCGGTCTCCGACAACGCGCAGGGCATCGCGGAGATGTCCGGCGACGTCGAGGGAGCGGGCGCCCAGGTGCTCACCAACCTGGACGCGGTCGGCAACACCACCAAGGCCATCACCAAGGGGATCGCCATCGCCACCGCGGTCCTCGCGGCCTCGGCGCTCTTCGGCTCGTACCGCGACGCCATCACCACCGGCGCGCGGGACGTGGGCGAGAAGCTGTCGGGGGACGATGCGCCACTGAGTCTGATGATGGACATCTCGCAGCCCAACAACCTCGTCGGCCTCATCGCCGGCGCGGCGGTCGTCTTCCTCTTCTCCGGACTCGCCGTCAACGCCGTGTCGCGCTCGGCCGGTTCGGTGGTCTACGAGGTGCGGCGGCAGTTCCGCGAGAAGCCCGGGATCATGGACTACACCGAGACTCCGGAGTACGGCAAGGTCGTCGACATCTGTACGAAGGACGCGCTCAGGGAACTCGCGACGCCGGGTCTCCTGGCCGTGATGGCGCCCATCTTCATCGGGTTCACGCTCGGTGTCGGCGCCCTCGGCTCGTTCCTGGCGGGAGCGATCGGCGCGGGCACGCTGATGGCGGTGTTCCTCGCCAACTCCGGCGGCGCCTGGGACAACGCCAAGAAACTCGTCGAGGACGGCCACCACGGCGGCAAGGGAAGCGAGGCCCACGCCGCCACGGTGATCGGCGACACCGTCGGTGACCCCTTCAAGGACACCGCCGGTCCCGCGATCAACCCGCTGCTGAAGGTGATGAACCTGGTGGCACTGCTGATCGCGCCCGCGGTGATCGATTTCTCGTACGGCGACGACAAGAACGTCGGCGCACGGGTGCTGATCGCTGTGCTGTCGTTCGTGGTGATCGCCGGTGCCGTGTACATCTCCAAGCGGCGCGGCATCGCGATGGGCGACGAGGACAACGCCGAGCGGACGGCCAACTCGGCCGATCCGGCGGTGGTTTCGGGAGCCTAG
- a CDS encoding small secreted protein yields the protein MEGTNPVNKKLTAALSGGAVLVMALSGCSSSDDGSEKLDAWAKQVCDAVQPQAKKIEAANIAIQKETSDNSSPEDVQKTDAKAFQDMSDAYKAIGAAVDKAGAPDAGDAKNSEQKQQDAVKELNSISASYASLKKQVDKLDTKDQAKFADGLKDIAGELDKLSTSGSNALKELEEGEVGQAMAKQSSCKSASGAASAAAS from the coding sequence ATGGAAGGGACCAATCCGGTGAACAAGAAGCTCACGGCCGCGCTGTCCGGCGGTGCGGTACTGGTAATGGCGCTGTCGGGGTGCAGCAGCAGCGATGACGGCAGCGAGAAGCTGGACGCCTGGGCCAAGCAGGTCTGTGACGCCGTACAGCCGCAGGCCAAGAAGATCGAGGCCGCCAATATCGCCATCCAGAAGGAGACCTCGGACAACAGCTCGCCGGAGGACGTCCAGAAGACCGACGCCAAGGCCTTCCAGGACATGTCCGACGCCTACAAGGCGATCGGGGCCGCTGTGGACAAGGCCGGAGCGCCGGACGCCGGCGACGCCAAGAACAGCGAGCAGAAGCAGCAGGACGCGGTCAAGGAGCTCAACAGCATCTCCGCGTCGTACGCCTCCCTGAAGAAGCAGGTCGACAAGCTCGACACCAAGGACCAGGCGAAGTTCGCGGACGGCCTCAAGGACATCGCCGGCGAACTCGACAAGCTGAGCACCAGCGGCAGCAACGCCCTCAAGGAGCTGGAGGAGGGCGAGGTCGGCCAGGCGATGGCGAAGCAGTCCAGCTGCAAGTCGGCTTCCGGCGCGGCCTCGGCGGCGGCGAGCTGA
- a CDS encoding class I SAM-dependent methyltransferase codes for MSTSRLPALPASERSDVAARLRQALLGASFTADGLLELLGAPAYAALARSETVPALRATRGDTPLETLVRLFLLQQPVPHARVADVLPVDACLETGWLVPVGDDELAATVDVRPYGGPAGEDWFIVSDLGCAVGGASGIGSKDEGVVLGVGGASTTLAGITVRTPVSAALDLGTGSGIQALHAARHATRVTATDLNPRALHITALTLALSGAPDADLREGSLFEPVRDEETYDLIVSNPPFVISPGARLTYRDGGMGGDDLCRSLVQGAGERLNEGGFAQFLANWQHVAGEDWQDRLRSWVPRGCDAWIVQREVQDVTQYAELWLRDAGDHRGDPAEYQARYDAWLDEFEARKVKAVGFGWITLRRTGAAVPSVTVEEWPHPVEQPLGDTVRAHFGRLDYLRAHDDAALLEGHFRLAAEVVQEQVGLPGAEDPEHVVLRQNRGMRRATKVDTVGAGFAGVCDGSLSAGRILDAIAQLVGEDPVLLRDRTPAQIRLLVEQGFLDPA; via the coding sequence GTGAGTACCTCCAGGCTGCCCGCTCTGCCCGCTTCCGAACGTTCCGATGTCGCCGCCCGGCTGCGCCAGGCCCTGCTGGGGGCCTCTTTCACCGCTGACGGGCTGCTCGAACTGCTCGGTGCGCCCGCGTACGCGGCGCTCGCCCGCAGCGAGACCGTGCCCGCGCTGCGGGCGACCCGCGGGGACACGCCGCTGGAGACACTCGTACGGCTGTTCCTTCTGCAACAGCCCGTGCCGCACGCACGCGTGGCGGACGTTCTGCCCGTCGACGCGTGCCTGGAGACCGGGTGGCTGGTGCCGGTCGGCGACGACGAGCTCGCCGCGACCGTGGATGTACGGCCGTACGGAGGACCTGCGGGCGAGGACTGGTTCATCGTGTCGGACCTGGGCTGCGCGGTCGGCGGCGCCTCAGGTATCGGCAGCAAGGACGAGGGGGTCGTCCTCGGCGTCGGCGGTGCATCCACGACTCTCGCGGGCATCACCGTCCGTACGCCCGTCTCGGCCGCCCTCGATCTCGGTACCGGCTCGGGGATCCAGGCCCTGCACGCCGCCCGGCACGCCACGCGCGTGACGGCGACCGATCTCAACCCGCGCGCGCTGCACATCACCGCGCTGACGCTCGCCCTCTCCGGCGCGCCGGACGCGGATCTGCGCGAGGGCTCGCTGTTCGAGCCGGTCCGGGACGAGGAGACCTACGACCTGATCGTCTCCAACCCGCCCTTCGTGATCTCGCCGGGCGCGCGGCTGACGTACCGGGACGGCGGGATGGGCGGGGACGATCTGTGCCGCTCGCTCGTTCAGGGTGCGGGGGAACGGCTGAACGAGGGCGGGTTCGCGCAGTTCCTCGCCAACTGGCAGCACGTGGCAGGGGAGGACTGGCAGGACAGGCTGAGGTCATGGGTGCCGCGCGGGTGTGACGCGTGGATCGTCCAGCGCGAGGTGCAGGACGTCACGCAGTACGCCGAGCTGTGGCTGCGGGACGCCGGCGACCACCGCGGTGACCCCGCCGAGTACCAGGCGCGGTACGACGCCTGGCTGGACGAGTTCGAGGCGCGCAAGGTGAAGGCCGTGGGCTTCGGCTGGATCACGCTGCGCAGAACGGGGGCCGCCGTGCCCTCCGTCACCGTGGAGGAGTGGCCGCACCCCGTCGAGCAGCCGCTCGGCGACACGGTACGGGCGCATTTCGGCCGCCTCGACTATCTGCGGGCGCACGATGACGCCGCGCTGCTGGAGGGGCACTTCCGGCTGGCCGCCGAGGTCGTCCAGGAGCAGGTCGGGCTGCCCGGAGCCGAGGACCCCGAGCATGTCGTGCTGCGCCAGAACCGCGGGATGCGCCGGGCCACCAAGGTGGACACGGTCGGCGCCGGGTTCGCGGGCGTGTGCGACGGTTCGCTCAGCGCCGGCCGCATTCTGGACGCGATCGCCCAATTGGTGGGCGAGGACCCGGTGTTGCTGCGCGACCGGACGCCCGCGCAGATTCGGCTGCTGGTGGAGCAGGGGTTCCTGGATCCGGCGTGA